The following proteins are co-located in the Silene latifolia isolate original U9 population chromosome 1, ASM4854445v1, whole genome shotgun sequence genome:
- the LOC141590641 gene encoding uncharacterized protein LOC141590641 — MSFILNFHALCLLGDSVCLSHVRIKCDAAWTRDLKASGGWFFQSSDGMLLHSGATSFWASSSFQAEAMALFLALQAALSFGYHHIDANSDCLQLVMQLGGVANIAQDIKALIGKIQRLLLYCHCFSISYCPRHLNRIAHSLAKSALA, encoded by the coding sequence ATGTCTTTCATTTTGAACTTTCATGCTCTCTGTCTCTTGGGCGACTCTGTTTGTTTGTCTCACGTTAGGATCAAATGTGATGCTGCTTGGACACGTGATCTTAAGGCTTCTGGTGGATGGTTTTTTCAGTCTAGTGATGGAATGCTTCTTCACTCTGGTGCCACTTCCTTTTGGGCAAGTTCGTCCTTTCAAGCGGAAGCTATGGCACTCTTTTTGGCTTTACAGGCAGCCCTTTCTTTTGGTTATCATCACATTGATGCTAATTCAGATTGTCTTCAGTTGGTGATGCAACTTGGGGGTGTCGCTAACATTGCTCAAGATATCAAGGCTCTTATTGGGAAAATTCAACGTCTTCTTCTTTATTGCCACTGTTTCTCGATTAGTTACTGCCCTAGGCATCTTAACAGGATAGCCCACTCCCTTGCTAAATCAGCATTGGCTTAG